The following are encoded together in the Flavihumibacter fluvii genome:
- the meaB gene encoding methylmalonyl Co-A mutase-associated GTPase MeaB, protein MWDQMLKEILKGDFKTIARAISLIENEVPGFEELMVSLPHFNTPIIGITGPPGAGKSTLVDALIGAMVSKEKNVAVLCIDPSSPFNMGAILGDRIRMSNWYNNPAVFIRSLATRGSLGGLHPHIIEISEILKVAPFDYIIVETVGVGQSEIEIVGLADVTTVVLVPEAGDEIQTMKAGLMEIADIFVVNKCDRPDADQFVHNLRSMLAPTFSRHSEMVPIIKTIASKQEGILELMSAIEAVLRHHESTDKKSWLIAERAYYLIERNRMKDVNKQRLKEAIEELQDKNAFNLYRFIQQFRH, encoded by the coding sequence ATGTGGGACCAAATGCTCAAAGAAATTTTGAAGGGTGATTTTAAAACCATTGCCAGGGCAATTTCATTAATCGAAAATGAAGTGCCTGGCTTTGAAGAGCTGATGGTTTCGCTGCCACATTTCAATACGCCTATCATTGGCATAACGGGCCCCCCGGGTGCCGGAAAGAGCACCCTCGTTGATGCGCTGATCGGCGCCATGGTCAGCAAGGAAAAAAACGTTGCTGTGCTTTGTATCGACCCGTCATCCCCTTTTAATATGGGTGCCATTTTAGGCGACCGTATACGGATGAGTAACTGGTATAACAATCCGGCTGTTTTCATCAGGTCCCTGGCTACACGCGGATCCCTGGGCGGACTTCATCCACACATCATTGAAATTTCTGAAATACTGAAAGTGGCCCCGTTCGATTATATCATTGTAGAAACAGTGGGTGTAGGCCAGAGTGAAATTGAAATTGTTGGACTTGCAGATGTTACCACTGTTGTGTTGGTGCCTGAAGCTGGTGATGAAATCCAGACCATGAAGGCCGGGCTCATGGAAATCGCCGATATTTTTGTGGTGAACAAATGTGATCGCCCGGATGCAGACCAGTTTGTGCACAACCTGCGTTCGATGCTTGCACCAACCTTTAGCAGGCATTCTGAAATGGTACCCATCATTAAAACCATTGCCTCAAAGCAGGAGGGAATCCTGGAATTAATGTCGGCTATTGAAGCCGTGTTGCGGCACCATGAAAGCACTGATAAAAAATCCTGGCTGATCGCTGAACGTGCTTATTACCTGATTGAACGCAACCGGATGAAAGATGTCAATAAACAACGGTTGAAGGAAGCTATTGAGGAATTACAGGATAAAAATGCATTCAACCTGTACCGCTTCATCCAGCAATTCCGGCATTAA
- a CDS encoding zinc-dependent metalloprotease — MRLLTWMLLFFPLCTSAQSLPSIEEKVKGLTRSEGFFPLYRDDQQGKVWLEINKLDQELLYVISLPAGLGSNDIGLDRGLLGSEQVVRFVRNGRKLLMMQPNYAFRASSSDPAEKRAVEQSFASSVLWGFTLEAATDARVLVDATDFLLRDAMKAAQRIKLMKQGNFTLDKTRSALYPAGINNFPLNTELEATITLVNTDGDVGNYVQSVTPSQDAITLRMHHSFVQLPDNQYQPRAFDPRAGYFGISFFDYSTPVSEPIEKMLICRHRLQKKEPQAALSEPVKPIIYYLDNGTPEPIRSALLDGARWWNQAFTAAGYKNAFRVEILPDSADPMDIRYNMINWVHRSTRGWSYGATVTDPRTGEIIKGNVTLGSLRVRQDYLIAQGLLAPFENGVPADDKMLAMALARLRQLAAHEVGHTLGLMHNYASSVSDRASVMDYPHPMVNLNAAGNIDLMKAYDDKIGEWDKMAVTWGYQDFPAGTDQKQALNKLLTSSAAAGLQFISDRDARAAGGAHPQAHLWDNGPDAISELQQVMKVRAKALAGFGGNNIRSGTPMAMLEDVLVPVYLYHRYQLEAATKLVGGLYYTYATKGDGQVITRMVSKETQLKALDAIIQCIDPAVLELPQQLLDKIPPRPAGYDISRELFRKRTGLVFDALSPAETAADLPLSFLFNTERLSRMEEQAVHGGLSVSAMIEKLVTQTFKAKRRPGMQGLIQQQNEQLLLTYLLSGSVNEQMNMAARSAVVQSLEELKKYISLMVKSTTDSGLKGHYTLALLRMKEPEKAKPTLHAVIPPGAPIGCDLN, encoded by the coding sequence ATGCGCCTGCTCACGTGGATGCTCCTTTTTTTCCCATTATGTACATCGGCCCAATCTCTTCCTTCCATTGAAGAGAAGGTAAAGGGACTTACCCGTTCAGAGGGCTTTTTTCCCCTGTACCGCGATGACCAGCAGGGTAAAGTATGGCTGGAAATCAACAAGTTAGACCAGGAGCTGCTCTATGTGATTTCATTGCCTGCCGGATTGGGATCAAATGATATCGGGTTAGACCGCGGCTTATTGGGCAGTGAACAGGTTGTCCGGTTTGTGCGTAACGGCCGCAAATTGCTGATGATGCAACCCAATTATGCATTCAGGGCCAGCAGTAGCGACCCTGCTGAGAAAAGGGCGGTTGAGCAATCTTTTGCCAGTTCCGTTTTATGGGGGTTCACCCTTGAAGCCGCCACAGACGCCCGGGTACTGGTTGATGCCACCGATTTTTTGTTGCGCGATGCCATGAAAGCCGCACAAAGGATTAAATTAATGAAACAAGGCAATTTCACCCTGGATAAAACAAGGTCCGCTTTGTACCCCGCAGGCATTAATAACTTTCCTTTAAATACAGAATTGGAAGCGACCATTACCCTGGTTAATACGGATGGTGACGTGGGAAATTATGTGCAGTCGGTTACACCTTCACAGGATGCCATCACGCTCCGGATGCACCATTCATTTGTGCAGCTACCCGATAACCAATACCAGCCAAGGGCCTTTGATCCCCGTGCCGGTTATTTTGGTATTTCATTTTTTGACTACAGTACACCGGTTTCAGAGCCTATTGAGAAAATGCTGATCTGCAGGCACCGTCTCCAAAAGAAAGAGCCCCAGGCTGCCTTAAGCGAGCCGGTAAAACCGATCATCTATTACCTCGATAACGGCACGCCTGAACCCATTCGCAGTGCTTTGCTGGATGGTGCAAGGTGGTGGAACCAGGCATTTACTGCAGCGGGTTATAAGAATGCCTTCAGGGTAGAGATCCTGCCAGACAGTGCAGACCCTATGGATATCCGTTATAATATGATCAACTGGGTCCATCGCAGTACGCGTGGCTGGAGTTATGGAGCAACGGTAACGGATCCGCGAACCGGGGAGATCATCAAAGGCAATGTTACCCTTGGATCCCTGCGGGTACGCCAGGATTACCTGATTGCCCAGGGTTTACTGGCCCCTTTTGAAAATGGTGTACCGGCTGATGACAAGATGTTGGCAATGGCATTGGCAAGGTTGCGGCAACTGGCTGCGCATGAAGTTGGGCATACCCTTGGTTTGATGCACAATTATGCATCGAGTGTGAGTGATCGCGCAAGTGTTATGGATTATCCGCATCCCATGGTGAACCTAAATGCCGCAGGAAATATTGACCTAATGAAGGCCTACGACGATAAAATTGGTGAATGGGATAAGATGGCTGTTACCTGGGGGTACCAGGACTTCCCTGCAGGCACTGACCAAAAACAGGCTTTGAATAAATTATTGACAAGCTCCGCTGCCGCCGGGCTTCAGTTTATCAGTGACCGTGATGCCCGTGCCGCCGGCGGGGCACATCCGCAGGCGCATTTGTGGGATAATGGTCCGGATGCCATTTCTGAATTGCAACAGGTTATGAAAGTGCGTGCAAAGGCACTGGCTGGTTTTGGCGGGAACAATATCCGGTCAGGCACGCCAATGGCCATGCTGGAAGATGTATTAGTGCCTGTTTACCTCTACCACCGTTACCAGTTGGAAGCGGCTACGAAACTGGTCGGCGGATTGTATTACACCTATGCAACAAAAGGTGATGGACAGGTGATCACCCGCATGGTATCAAAGGAAACGCAATTGAAAGCATTGGATGCGATCATTCAATGCATTGATCCCGCAGTATTGGAATTACCGCAGCAATTGCTGGATAAAATCCCGCCCCGGCCGGCAGGGTATGATATTTCCCGGGAATTATTCCGGAAAAGGACCGGCCTGGTCTTTGATGCTTTGTCGCCGGCAGAAACAGCAGCCGATCTTCCGCTGTCATTTTTGTTCAATACCGAACGGCTGAGCAGGATGGAGGAACAGGCGGTGCATGGCGGACTAAGTGTATCTGCCATGATAGAAAAACTGGTTACCCAGACCTTTAAGGCAAAAAGAAGGCCGGGTATGCAAGGGCTGATCCAGCAACAGAATGAACAATTGCTCCTGACTTATTTACTGTCCGGATCAGTGAATGAGCAAATGAATATGGCGGCAAGAAGTGCAGTGGTACAGTCATTGGAAGAGCTGAAAAAATATATTTCGCTAATGGTAAAGTCCACCACCGATAGTGGATTGAAAGGGCATTATACCCTGGCTTTATTACGCATGAAAGAGCCGGAAAAAGCAAAACCAACCCTGCATGCTGTGATTCCGCCCGGTGCGCCAATCGGGTGTGATCTAAATTAA
- a CDS encoding tetratricopeptide repeat protein, whose amino-acid sequence MVLFRMMQWLILIGELFLFSPCFAQESPPSDSCWNFLQKANQANELGHYDAALRLFDTVLQNCKSKVVLIEGNTGKARALNGLLQFPEAISTAETALTLAQKKSFTALFERADAYYATNKIKEATADYTQLENRSLKSTNPKEKAFLLSRIARLNWRQQKKSLAFQQVSKAISLDPGNASYYLLQGDFKSAEGKVAEAMANYDKALTYRANQQLAAQKKAVAFTAAMQQKYQVQDAKELKIKLGISEKQELCDYWKSLFNTGYTYKQEELYFSLICL is encoded by the coding sequence ATGGTACTTTTCAGGATGATGCAGTGGCTAATTTTAATAGGTGAATTATTCCTGTTTTCCCCTTGTTTTGCACAGGAATCCCCACCTTCAGACAGCTGCTGGAACTTCCTTCAAAAAGCCAACCAGGCCAACGAACTGGGCCATTATGATGCTGCACTCCGGCTTTTTGACACTGTTTTACAAAATTGCAAAAGTAAGGTGGTCCTGATTGAAGGAAATACCGGTAAGGCAAGGGCATTAAATGGTTTATTACAATTCCCGGAAGCTATTTCAACAGCAGAAACCGCCTTGACATTAGCCCAGAAAAAGTCTTTCACCGCCCTTTTTGAAAGGGCAGATGCTTATTATGCCACGAATAAAATCAAGGAAGCTACTGCTGATTATACGCAACTGGAAAACAGGTCCCTGAAATCTACTAACCCCAAGGAAAAAGCCTTCCTCCTGTCCAGGATAGCCAGGTTAAACTGGCGGCAGCAAAAAAAATCACTGGCCTTTCAACAAGTAAGCAAAGCCATTTCACTTGACCCCGGCAACGCTTCCTATTATTTGCTGCAGGGTGATTTCAAATCTGCTGAAGGCAAAGTGGCGGAGGCGATGGCTAATTATGATAAAGCCCTTACTTATCGTGCTAACCAGCAACTGGCTGCACAAAAAAAAGCAGTTGCCTTTACTGCTGCTATGCAACAGAAATACCAGGTACAGGACGCCAAGGAATTAAAGATAAAATTGGGGATTTCGGAAAAACAGGAACTCTGTGACTACTGGAAATCCCTGTTTAATACCGGATACACGTATAAACAGGAAGAATTATATTTCTCCCTCATCTGTTTGTAG
- a CDS encoding 3-hydroxyacyl-ACP dehydratase, whose amino-acid sequence MLINDFCTVQNLDNQPGSIKAALHWNSHHAIFEGHFPGQPVVPGVCMLQITKELMELCLARKIALRESGQMKFLQFIDPRITPDVDILISFSQEENGLYTTSATLQKEKVIFFRFTGVFSALQTDEGEI is encoded by the coding sequence ATGTTAATCAATGATTTTTGCACTGTTCAGAACCTGGATAACCAGCCGGGTTCCATAAAGGCCGCCTTGCATTGGAATAGTCACCATGCAATATTTGAAGGGCATTTCCCGGGTCAACCTGTGGTGCCGGGGGTGTGCATGCTTCAAATTACCAAAGAGTTGATGGAGCTGTGTCTGGCAAGAAAAATTGCCCTCCGTGAAAGTGGCCAGATGAAATTTCTGCAATTCATCGATCCGCGTATAACCCCGGACGTTGACATCCTCATCAGTTTTTCGCAGGAGGAAAATGGCCTGTATACAACCAGCGCTACACTGCAGAAAGAAAAAGTTATTTTTTTCAGGTTTACAGGAGTCTTTTCCGCCCTACAAACAGATGAGGGAGAAATATAA
- a CDS encoding outer membrane lipoprotein carrier protein LolA — translation MRKLLLILYFLLLQLVLTAQPKGFRPVANMDAFRTSFTAAAQQVNSIKSDFIQEKNLSMLSEKIISKGKFWFRKENMVRMEYQQPFQYLMIMNGNNVYIKDGQQENRMSVKSNKLFQKINKITVDCIKGTILDNKDFTVAAFENQQQYLLEMTPVSKNLSEFFSRIQVTIDRKDYSVTKINMIESGGDNTMISFIQKELNTTISDAVFSIK, via the coding sequence ATGCGTAAATTACTATTGATCCTATATTTCCTCCTGCTGCAGTTGGTACTTACTGCACAACCTAAGGGCTTCAGGCCGGTTGCCAATATGGATGCTTTCCGCACTTCCTTTACCGCAGCAGCACAGCAGGTCAACAGCATTAAAAGCGATTTCATCCAGGAGAAAAACCTGAGCATGTTGTCGGAAAAAATCATTTCAAAAGGTAAGTTCTGGTTTAGGAAAGAGAACATGGTACGCATGGAATACCAGCAGCCATTTCAATACCTCATGATCATGAATGGCAATAATGTGTATATCAAGGATGGCCAGCAGGAAAACAGGATGTCGGTAAAATCAAATAAATTGTTCCAGAAGATCAACAAAATAACGGTTGATTGTATCAAAGGAACCATACTGGACAATAAAGATTTTACAGTAGCGGCATTTGAAAACCAGCAGCAGTATTTACTGGAAATGACCCCGGTGTCTAAGAACCTGTCGGAGTTTTTTTCAAGGATCCAGGTCACCATTGACCGGAAGGATTATTCCGTGACAAAAATTAATATGATCGAATCCGGCGGGGATAATACCATGATCAGCTTTATACAAAAGGAATTGAATACAACCATCAGTGATGCGGTATTTTCTATTAAGTAG
- a CDS encoding polysaccharide deacetylase family protein, with translation MLNFRNTSLLFILLALITWLAGLSWFWLLAVSLVYAMILFLGSYRVDSQFYMPVICKGDMQAKKIALSFDDGPAESYTTGILEVLKEKNTPAAFFCIGHRITGREAILQRAHAEGHLIGNHSYSHHALFDLFSASKMEKDLEQMNKLAGQVLQCRPRLFRPPYGVTNPNLAKAVQRSGMVAVGWNIRSLDTMAKNEKQLFDKLMRSLQPGAIILFHDTVKITWQLLPAFIDAVRESGYEIVRLDELINETPYA, from the coding sequence ATGTTAAACTTCAGAAATACCAGCCTGCTCTTTATACTGCTGGCTTTAATTACCTGGCTTGCAGGCCTGTCCTGGTTTTGGCTGCTTGCGGTATCGCTGGTATATGCAATGATATTATTCCTGGGAAGTTACCGGGTCGATTCACAATTCTATATGCCCGTCATTTGCAAAGGCGATATGCAGGCAAAAAAAATTGCCCTGAGCTTTGATGATGGTCCCGCGGAATCCTATACCACAGGGATTTTGGAGGTGCTGAAAGAGAAAAACACTCCGGCTGCATTCTTTTGTATCGGGCATCGGATAACAGGCCGGGAAGCCATTTTGCAGCGGGCCCATGCGGAAGGCCACCTTATCGGTAATCACAGCTATAGCCACCATGCCTTGTTTGACCTGTTCAGTGCATCGAAAATGGAAAAGGACCTGGAGCAAATGAATAAGCTTGCCGGCCAGGTGCTGCAATGCCGGCCCAGGCTGTTTCGGCCGCCTTATGGAGTCACCAACCCAAACCTGGCTAAAGCGGTGCAACGGTCCGGGATGGTTGCCGTGGGATGGAATATCCGCTCGCTGGATACCATGGCTAAGAACGAAAAGCAATTGTTTGACAAGCTCATGCGATCTTTACAGCCAGGCGCCATTATCCTGTTTCATGATACGGTAAAGATCACCTGGCAATTATTACCGGCTTTTATAGATGCCGTGAGGGAAAGCGGGTATGAAATTGTGCGGCTGGATGAATTAATCAACGAAACCCCCTATGCGTAA
- a CDS encoding beta-ketoacyl synthase chain length factor — protein sequence MYINAASAISPQPVFRQPDLLKTPKALIGPRYTCTEPDYSLLIEPKLIRRMSRIIRMGVATAMDALQQAGVKDPSAILTGTAYGCLEDTGIFLRRMVENKEEMLTPTAFIQSTHNTVGAQVALLLKCHSYNNTYVQRAHSFESALLDAWLLLLEDKNAAVLVGAADETTNESFTILQRFGLFRNQPSGEGACYFVAESVQKPGSYAKFGGLRTLLQPEELQVNQAIHELLAENNLQTSSVDLLLSGKTAADTADVFYGMVEKAIFSATPTGYYTALCGVYPTAASFACWLAASMLKHQEVPAVLLPQYSGPIRNVLIYTKDDAGYHSLMLLKAC from the coding sequence ATGTACATCAATGCTGCATCTGCCATATCGCCCCAGCCTGTTTTCAGGCAACCGGATTTGCTGAAAACACCCAAAGCACTTATTGGTCCCCGGTATACCTGTACAGAACCGGATTATAGCCTGCTTATAGAACCAAAATTGATCCGCAGGATGAGCAGGATCATCAGGATGGGTGTTGCCACCGCAATGGATGCATTGCAACAGGCAGGGGTGAAAGATCCTTCAGCGATCCTTACCGGGACAGCCTACGGTTGCCTGGAAGATACGGGCATCTTTTTAAGGAGAATGGTAGAAAACAAGGAAGAGATGCTGACGCCAACAGCCTTTATACAATCCACCCACAATACCGTTGGTGCACAGGTCGCCTTATTGCTGAAATGCCATTCTTATAATAACACGTATGTGCAAAGGGCACATTCCTTCGAATCTGCATTACTCGATGCATGGCTGCTGTTGCTGGAAGATAAGAATGCTGCAGTATTGGTTGGTGCAGCGGATGAAACAACCAATGAAAGCTTTACCATCCTCCAGCGGTTCGGGTTGTTCAGGAACCAGCCTTCGGGTGAGGGTGCCTGTTATTTCGTTGCCGAATCGGTTCAAAAGCCTGGCAGTTATGCAAAGTTTGGCGGGTTAAGAACACTTTTGCAGCCCGAAGAATTACAGGTGAATCAAGCGATCCATGAATTACTGGCGGAGAATAATTTGCAAACCAGTTCGGTTGACCTGTTACTAAGTGGGAAAACTGCAGCAGATACGGCAGATGTTTTTTATGGCATGGTGGAAAAAGCCATTTTCTCAGCTACACCAACAGGGTATTATACCGCTTTATGCGGGGTATATCCCACTGCTGCTTCCTTTGCATGCTGGCTTGCTGCAAGTATGCTGAAACACCAGGAAGTGCCTGCAGTGCTTTTGCCACAATATTCCGGGCCGATAAGGAATGTCCTTATATATACCAAAGATGATGCAGGTTATCATTCCTTAATGTTGCTGAAGGCATGTTAA
- a CDS encoding beta-ketoacyl-[acyl-carrier-protein] synthase family protein gives MSSPVYIAGLGAISAIGNTVAENIAALESGQTGIGKMAYLSTIHRDTFPVGEVKASNEELSNRCNWSGTNSRTAMLGYLAAREALEDAGFATSNPYRTGFISATSVGGMDLTEEFYPAFLQDNHAGKLRMVVQHECGAVTDRVAKALKITDYVTTISTACSSSANAIMLGARLIRHGLLDVVVAGGTDALSKFTLNGFNTLMILDQQLCQPFDQQRRGLNLGEGAGFVVLVSEKVANASRQKKYARLSGFCNANDAHHQTASSPDGTGSYTAMMGALAMARLEPGDIGYINLHGTGTQNNDASESTAINRIFGDQYPRMSSTKSFTGHTLAACGGIEAVYSAVAIDQQCLFPGLRIQQPVIEKPGVMVAAFTPVTDLKNVLSNSFGFGGNCSSLIFSQI, from the coding sequence ATGTCATCGCCAGTTTATATAGCAGGGTTGGGTGCAATTTCCGCCATAGGGAATACGGTAGCCGAGAATATTGCTGCCCTGGAATCCGGCCAGACCGGAATTGGTAAAATGGCCTACCTGTCTACGATACACCGTGATACTTTTCCCGTTGGTGAAGTAAAAGCAAGCAATGAAGAGCTTTCCAACCGCTGCAACTGGTCCGGGACCAATAGCCGGACGGCAATGCTGGGCTATTTAGCGGCCAGGGAAGCCCTTGAAGATGCTGGTTTTGCCACATCAAATCCTTACCGCACCGGTTTTATTTCGGCTACTTCAGTAGGTGGAATGGATCTTACAGAGGAGTTCTACCCGGCATTTTTACAGGATAACCATGCAGGGAAGCTAAGGATGGTGGTCCAGCACGAATGCGGCGCTGTGACCGACCGTGTTGCCAAAGCGCTTAAGATCACCGATTATGTAACTACCATCAGTACGGCCTGTTCATCATCGGCCAATGCAATTATGCTGGGGGCCCGCCTGATCAGGCATGGCCTGCTGGATGTGGTTGTTGCAGGAGGAACGGATGCGCTGTCGAAGTTTACTTTAAATGGATTCAATACCCTCATGATCCTCGACCAGCAATTGTGCCAACCCTTTGACCAGCAAAGGCGCGGATTGAACCTGGGCGAAGGCGCAGGTTTCGTGGTATTGGTGAGTGAGAAGGTTGCGAATGCATCACGGCAGAAAAAATACGCCCGGCTCTCGGGGTTTTGTAATGCCAATGATGCGCACCACCAGACAGCATCCTCGCCAGATGGCACCGGCTCCTATACAGCTATGATGGGTGCATTGGCCATGGCCAGGCTGGAACCGGGCGATATCGGTTATATCAACCTCCACGGCACAGGAACACAAAACAATGACGCATCAGAAAGCACCGCCATTAACAGGATATTCGGGGACCAGTATCCCAGGATGAGTTCCACAAAATCCTTTACAGGCCATACTTTGGCAGCCTGTGGCGGTATTGAAGCGGTTTATTCAGCGGTGGCCATAGACCAGCAATGCCTGTTCCCCGGACTGCGTATACAGCAACCCGTTATTGAAAAACCCGGTGTAATGGTAGCAGCATTTACGCCGGTCACTGATTTGAAAAATGTGCTGTCGAATTCCTTTGGTTTTGGCGGTAATTGTTCATCCCTCATCTTTTCACAGATCTGA
- a CDS encoding phosphopantetheine-binding protein, giving the protein MNREQLVEQLKEQIIEQLNLQQVKPADIKADEPLFNEGLGLDSIDALELIVLLQQKYAIKLANAEDGPKVFQSVSSIADFIIASKEEKA; this is encoded by the coding sequence ATGAACAGGGAGCAGTTAGTTGAGCAATTAAAAGAGCAGATCATTGAACAGTTGAACCTGCAGCAAGTGAAGCCGGCTGATATCAAAGCCGATGAGCCGCTATTTAATGAAGGCCTTGGCCTTGATTCAATTGATGCCTTGGAGTTAATTGTATTGTTGCAACAGAAATATGCCATCAAGCTGGCGAATGCCGAAGATGGCCCGAAAGTATTTCAATCAGTCAGCTCGATTGCTGATTTTATCATTGCCAGTAAGGAAGAAAAAGCCTGA
- a CDS encoding beta-ketoacyl synthase N-terminal-like domain-containing protein, translated as MSIPRNLNIWGSCRIKKGQAWTGETIFFQQEDAAAAVFLTALYKALQVNYPKWYKMDRLSQLGILAAELLFRDAGLPEGSQPVETAIVLANSHSSLDTDTRFTAQLEEIPSPAVFVYTLPNIVIGEISIRYGIKGEQAFYLMEKPDMEFLHQYVQALFAEGQTKYCIVGWLDLFREEYEAVLFLVGSQQGSAAGKVFNKENLYQYLYHEQGAVS; from the coding sequence TTGAGTATACCCCGCAATTTAAATATATGGGGATCCTGCAGGATAAAAAAAGGGCAGGCCTGGACAGGTGAAACAATCTTTTTTCAACAGGAAGACGCGGCTGCCGCAGTTTTTCTGACGGCCTTGTATAAAGCTCTTCAGGTGAATTACCCGAAGTGGTATAAAATGGACCGGCTATCGCAACTCGGCATCCTGGCCGCAGAATTATTGTTCAGGGATGCCGGTTTACCGGAAGGCAGCCAGCCGGTGGAAACCGCCATCGTCCTGGCCAATAGCCACTCCAGCCTGGATACAGATACCAGGTTCACGGCGCAGTTGGAAGAAATACCGAGCCCGGCAGTATTTGTGTATACCCTGCCTAATATTGTCATCGGCGAGATTTCGATAAGGTATGGCATCAAGGGTGAACAGGCCTTTTACCTGATGGAAAAACCCGACATGGAATTTTTGCACCAGTATGTGCAGGCATTATTTGCAGAGGGCCAGACAAAATACTGTATCGTAGGCTGGCTGGATCTTTTCAGGGAGGAATATGAAGCGGTGTTGTTCCTGGTGGGCAGCCAACAGGGAAGCGCCGCCGGAAAAGTATTTAACAAAGAAAACTTATATCAATATCTATATCATGAACAGGGAGCAGTTAGTTGA
- a CDS encoding NAD(P)/FAD-dependent oxidoreductase, with the protein MKNIKTDVLVIGAGPAGTVAASIIKQAGYSVVIVEKLKFPRFVIGESLLPRCMEALQEAGFLDAVKARGFQEKFGAKFVKDGMICDYFFADQFTKGWDWTWQVPRAEFDQILANCCEEMGIPVNYETEVTGISFSGSDSVTSVKDADGNYSTIEARYIVDGSGYGRVIPKLFNLDRPSSLPSRKALFAHLRDDKRLLAHEPNRITIVTHQPGVWIWVIPFSSGITSVGYVGDPSFFEEFPGSDADVFDALIKKEPYLSERFSGAEKIFEPRVLQSWSSTTEKFYGEGFVLTGNVTEFLDPVFSSGVTLASVSSQLAAHLVVRKLQGGEVDWDKEYMDIMMQGVNTFRTYVNCWYDGTLDKIFFAREPQLDIKKMICSVLAGYVWDLENPFVKDHFHQVKKLARILDMKQMMEEKGKS; encoded by the coding sequence GTGAAGAATATTAAAACTGACGTGCTGGTTATCGGTGCTGGCCCGGCCGGTACTGTTGCAGCCTCCATTATTAAACAGGCCGGGTATTCAGTCGTGATTGTAGAGAAATTAAAGTTTCCCCGTTTTGTAATTGGAGAAAGCCTCTTGCCCCGTTGTATGGAAGCTTTACAGGAAGCCGGTTTCCTGGATGCCGTAAAGGCCAGGGGGTTCCAGGAAAAATTCGGGGCCAAATTTGTAAAGGACGGCATGATTTGCGATTATTTTTTTGCAGACCAGTTTACAAAGGGCTGGGACTGGACCTGGCAGGTACCCCGGGCCGAGTTTGACCAGATCCTGGCAAATTGTTGTGAAGAAATGGGCATTCCGGTCAACTATGAAACAGAAGTTACGGGTATCAGTTTTTCAGGGTCAGATTCCGTCACCTCAGTTAAAGATGCAGATGGAAATTATTCGACTATAGAAGCCCGCTACATTGTAGATGGAAGCGGCTATGGAAGGGTGATCCCCAAATTATTCAATCTCGACAGGCCATCGAGCCTGCCCAGCCGTAAGGCACTTTTCGCACACCTGCGCGACGATAAACGGCTGCTGGCGCATGAACCCAACCGCATCACCATCGTGACCCATCAACCCGGCGTATGGATCTGGGTGATCCCGTTTTCATCGGGGATTACCTCAGTAGGCTATGTTGGGGATCCGTCTTTTTTTGAAGAATTCCCGGGCAGTGATGCTGATGTGTTTGATGCGCTCATCAAAAAAGAACCTTACCTGTCGGAGCGGTTTTCAGGGGCAGAGAAAATTTTTGAACCCAGGGTATTGCAGTCCTGGTCTTCCACTACGGAGAAATTTTATGGCGAAGGATTTGTGCTGACCGGCAATGTCACAGAATTTCTGGATCCCGTTTTTTCATCCGGGGTAACACTGGCTTCAGTGTCCAGCCAGTTGGCTGCACACCTGGTGGTGCGGAAATTACAGGGTGGGGAAGTGGACTGGGATAAAGAGTATATGGATATCATGATGCAGGGTGTAAATACTTTCCGCACCTATGTGAATTGCTGGTATGACGGAACGCTGGATAAAATATTCTTTGCCAGGGAACCACAACTGGATATTAAGAAAATGATCTGTTCTGTTTTGGCAGGCTATGTATGGGACCTGGAAAATCCATTTGTAAAAGATCATTTCCACCAGGTGAAAAAACTGGCGCGTATACTGGATATGAAACAAATGATGGAAGAAAAAGGGAAGTCTTGA